In Leptospira stimsonii, a single window of DNA contains:
- a CDS encoding 4Fe-4S dicluster domain-containing protein: protein MNRKDFFKKGLARMLDLAQESAADIASGFKEITSEPPTKPAPKKKSKKNSKKEAAFLLPHQIKSSRKKKIRNVQAPPGALDETKFLKKCTGCGDCIYACPYSVLFPVFDETTEKHVPRMDVNLNACMLCEDWPCIKACKEEALLPLKEAPKFGQAKGIFEFCLNHKTGEATCSNCKDSCPVEGVVNFKGTKPSFSKACTGCGQCVSACPTFPRAIRIQ from the coding sequence TTGAACCGAAAGGATTTTTTTAAAAAGGGTCTGGCAAGAATGCTGGACCTCGCGCAAGAAAGCGCCGCCGATATCGCATCCGGTTTTAAAGAAATCACCTCAGAGCCTCCAACAAAACCGGCTCCGAAAAAAAAATCGAAGAAAAATTCCAAGAAAGAAGCGGCCTTTCTTCTTCCGCACCAAATCAAATCAAGTAGAAAGAAAAAGATCCGCAACGTACAGGCGCCGCCTGGTGCGTTAGACGAAACCAAATTCTTAAAAAAATGCACCGGTTGTGGTGATTGCATTTATGCCTGTCCTTATAGCGTTTTGTTTCCCGTTTTCGACGAAACGACGGAAAAACACGTTCCAAGAATGGACGTTAACTTAAACGCATGTATGCTTTGTGAGGATTGGCCTTGTATCAAAGCTTGCAAAGAGGAAGCGCTTTTGCCATTGAAGGAAGCGCCTAAGTTCGGACAAGCAAAAGGTATTTTCGAATTTTGTCTCAATCACAAAACGGGAGAAGCGACTTGTTCCAATTGTAAGGATAGTTGCCCCGTAGAAGGTGTCGTAAACTTCAAAGGAACCAAACCTTCGTTTTCGAAAGCGTGCACGGGTTGCGGCCAGTGTGTGTCAGCGTGTCCTACGTTTCCGAGAGCGATTCGCATTCAATAA
- a CDS encoding YfaP family protein, protein MKLRNRHLVKVFFLFFSVFFVSSNVYSQSLIVESPNGGFTTERIQKISGTVSGLNGDRITIVLNGIPQTVPVSQSRFSMNAVVAPGNNLIEIKAGKTSEKVSFFAKVPPRDIKVVLTWDTQTDVDLWVIDPKGEKCYYSHPSTQSGGNLDVDVVDGFGPETFTMAKALPGNYSVQVQYYGSYDKPITRVNAYVVLYEGKSNEKRMKFQFVMTKTQQVYHLANFEIEPEN, encoded by the coding sequence ATGAAACTTAGAAATCGACACTTGGTCAAAGTGTTTTTCCTATTCTTTTCTGTATTCTTCGTTTCTTCAAACGTATATTCTCAATCGTTAATTGTAGAATCTCCGAACGGAGGATTTACAACTGAAAGAATACAAAAAATTTCAGGGACCGTTTCCGGATTAAACGGAGATAGAATCACGATCGTCCTCAATGGAATTCCGCAGACTGTTCCTGTAAGCCAAAGCAGGTTCTCGATGAATGCCGTTGTCGCTCCGGGAAATAATTTGATCGAAATCAAAGCGGGAAAAACTTCCGAGAAGGTTTCTTTTTTCGCAAAGGTTCCTCCCCGGGACATCAAGGTGGTCTTGACTTGGGACACACAAACGGACGTGGATCTTTGGGTCATCGATCCGAAAGGGGAAAAGTGCTATTATTCCCATCCTTCCACGCAGTCTGGAGGAAACTTGGACGTGGACGTGGTTGACGGCTTCGGTCCGGAAACCTTTACGATGGCGAAAGCGTTGCCCGGTAACTATTCGGTTCAAGTTCAATACTACGGTTCTTATGATAAACCCATCACTCGGGTCAATGCGTACGTCGTTCTTTATGAAGGAAAATCCAATGAAAAACGGATGAAGTTTCAGTTTGTTATGACCAAAACTCAACAAGTATATCATCTTGCAAATTTCGAAATCGAACCGGAGAATTGA
- a CDS encoding penicillin-binding transpeptidase domain-containing protein produces MFLFKFGICFVLYCIQYSLYSETKSGSRFQYLDSKIQNFEKENSDLRSSVLILEADSGIVRYVFRPEMAIEKKFGPGSLLKTFSALVLLKYKNEMAFSPSEKIHCEGRFYPEDKIAITKSDLSRFHLPRDQNGKKYLRCSLREGHGRVDLEQALIQSCNVYFLKNASKNPDFFYSKLRSEFDLTNSTQSRLTPYRETTGNFEEFPTNLRRVSASIGEGGFLLSPLKVSQLYASIWTLGPRLSPSWEDSGNRIKVSDNPFTSRDIHLILSALGSVPKTGTLKELKSFNNSAIEIVGAKTGTGTIYSKRYETHGWIILYFKLKRKNYLLTAFVEKGSGSKQAQSLVLRILNEIGKQDNLSWRKE; encoded by the coding sequence ATGTTCCTTTTTAAGTTCGGAATTTGTTTTGTTCTATATTGTATTCAATATTCTTTATATTCTGAAACGAAGAGCGGATCTCGGTTTCAATATTTGGATTCTAAAATTCAGAATTTTGAAAAGGAAAATTCCGATTTAAGATCGTCGGTTCTGATCCTGGAAGCCGATTCAGGAATTGTTCGATACGTTTTTCGTCCGGAAATGGCTATTGAAAAAAAGTTCGGTCCCGGTTCTCTTCTAAAAACTTTCTCCGCTCTGGTCCTTTTAAAATATAAGAATGAGATGGCCTTTTCACCGTCCGAAAAAATTCATTGCGAAGGTCGATTTTATCCGGAAGATAAGATCGCGATTACGAAGAGTGATTTGTCGCGCTTTCATCTTCCTCGGGATCAGAACGGAAAAAAATACTTACGTTGTTCTTTGAGAGAGGGTCATGGTCGAGTCGATTTGGAGCAGGCATTGATTCAATCTTGTAACGTATATTTTCTTAAAAACGCGAGTAAGAATCCCGATTTTTTTTATTCGAAACTGAGATCCGAATTCGATTTAACAAATTCAACTCAGTCGAGACTGACACCTTACAGAGAAACAACCGGAAATTTTGAAGAGTTTCCTACGAATCTGAGAAGAGTGAGTGCGTCGATCGGTGAAGGCGGATTCTTATTGAGCCCCTTAAAAGTATCACAACTGTATGCTTCCATTTGGACTTTAGGTCCGAGGCTTTCTCCTTCTTGGGAAGATTCCGGAAATAGAATCAAGGTAAGCGATAATCCGTTTACGAGTCGGGATATCCATCTTATTTTGTCCGCTTTAGGCTCCGTTCCAAAAACAGGAACTCTCAAAGAACTCAAATCTTTCAACAACTCAGCGATAGAAATTGTGGGCGCAAAGACGGGAACCGGAACCATCTATTCGAAACGATATGAGACGCACGGATGGATCATTTTGTATTTTAAGTTGAAAAGGAAGAATTATCTGCTGACCGCTTTTGTGGAAAAAGGCTCGGGAAGCAAACAAGCGCAGAGCTTGGTATTAAGAATCCTAAACGAAATCGGAAAACAGGACAACCTTTCTTGGAGAAAAGAATGA
- a CDS encoding apolipoprotein N-acyltransferase translates to MDNFHHRFQQFQKTVWFNLFCYFWTGIFSFLAFAPISLSHFVWIAPFGLFWLSLKYQGKYKKLFYQGLIIGVVFYAISFHWIIHMAITFGNFPYVIAVLILLFAGLLFSLKFPLFMMSFSFLSGKIGRHSVWVAGFCGLLSELVGPQLFPWYWGNLAAGNIILAQNVEITGVYGLSFLVFVVSYTLFQSNPWHWKEILNSKEKRNQYLRFVALPSILLLSFVISGAVLYKKWESVKPSKSVKVLVIQPDAPLSFRDGREVKESIEALMARIEKLADEGVARMGGKPDLIVLPEAGVPFFSAHNTPVTTVARRLYWHRFDSLMFLLANKYKANVFFNEIDAGYKGIPGAKNLRYYNNNVLYDPNGDRRDSYQKKFLLMFGEYMPFDFLYELSQQTGRFEPGLNHNLIRYYTPAEKEKSPKGLHLGWLDTENLNHEAVRSYYEPAKTDVQEAGKFLPLICYEVILPEFVREFRTAGNPEFIVNLTNDKWYGTTTESDQHMELGRLRSIELRRWMVRSTNSGISANIDHLGRFVGGKKTGLMTAESLSETIDVIDSPPTFYTQYGNLIPWLMLFLTGIYYLNLLIGIRKGKKV, encoded by the coding sequence ATGGATAATTTTCACCATCGTTTTCAGCAATTTCAGAAGACAGTCTGGTTCAACCTTTTCTGTTATTTCTGGACCGGTATTTTTTCATTCTTAGCGTTTGCTCCGATTTCTTTAAGCCATTTTGTTTGGATTGCCCCCTTCGGTCTTTTTTGGCTGAGCCTGAAATATCAGGGTAAGTATAAAAAATTATTCTATCAAGGATTGATCATCGGCGTCGTCTTCTACGCGATTTCTTTTCATTGGATCATTCATATGGCGATAACGTTCGGAAACTTTCCCTATGTGATCGCAGTGCTGATTCTTCTATTTGCAGGACTCTTGTTTAGTTTAAAGTTCCCGCTTTTTATGATGAGTTTTTCCTTTCTTTCCGGAAAGATCGGTCGTCATTCGGTTTGGGTCGCTGGTTTTTGCGGACTTCTTTCCGAATTGGTCGGTCCACAGTTATTTCCGTGGTATTGGGGAAATCTTGCCGCAGGAAATATCATTCTCGCCCAAAATGTCGAGATCACCGGCGTCTACGGTTTGAGCTTTCTCGTCTTTGTTGTGTCTTACACTCTTTTTCAATCCAATCCTTGGCATTGGAAAGAAATTCTTAACTCGAAAGAAAAAAGAAACCAGTATCTTCGTTTTGTAGCCTTACCATCGATCCTTCTTCTGAGTTTTGTAATTTCCGGAGCGGTTCTTTATAAAAAATGGGAAAGCGTAAAACCTTCCAAATCCGTAAAAGTGCTCGTGATTCAGCCGGACGCGCCTTTGAGTTTCCGCGACGGAAGGGAAGTAAAAGAATCCATCGAAGCGCTCATGGCTCGGATCGAAAAACTTGCGGACGAAGGAGTCGCAAGAATGGGTGGTAAACCGGATCTGATCGTGCTTCCGGAAGCAGGCGTTCCGTTTTTCTCCGCTCACAACACTCCAGTGACGACGGTTGCAAGAAGATTGTATTGGCATCGTTTCGATTCCTTGATGTTTCTTCTTGCGAACAAATACAAGGCCAACGTATTCTTTAACGAAATCGACGCGGGTTACAAAGGAATTCCCGGAGCGAAAAATCTAAGGTATTATAACAACAACGTTCTTTATGATCCGAACGGAGATAGAAGAGATTCTTATCAAAAAAAGTTTCTTCTTATGTTCGGAGAATATATGCCGTTCGATTTTCTCTACGAGTTGAGTCAGCAGACCGGAAGATTCGAACCCGGTTTAAATCACAATCTCATCCGTTATTATACGCCCGCGGAAAAAGAGAAATCTCCGAAAGGTCTTCACCTTGGATGGTTGGATACGGAGAATCTAAACCACGAAGCGGTCCGCTCCTACTACGAGCCGGCAAAGACGGACGTTCAGGAAGCCGGAAAATTTCTACCGTTGATTTGTTACGAAGTGATTCTTCCTGAGTTTGTGAGAGAATTTAGAACGGCAGGAAATCCGGAATTTATCGTCAATCTTACGAATGACAAATGGTACGGAACGACGACCGAAAGCGATCAACACATGGAGTTGGGAAGACTTCGTTCTATCGAACTTCGAAGATGGATGGTTCGATCCACGAACTCCGGAATCTCTGCGAACATAGATCATCTCGGTCGATTCGTGGGCGGCAAAAAAACCGGCCTCATGACCGCCGAATCTCTTTCCGAAACCATCGACGTGATCGATTCTCCCCCAACGTTTTATACGCAATACGGAAATTTGATTCCTTGGTTGATGCTCTTTCTCACGGGAATTTATTATTTGAATCTCCTGATCGGAATTCGAAAAGGAAAGAAAGTCTAA
- the murA gene encoding UDP-N-acetylglucosamine 1-carboxyvinyltransferase → MSSSYFKIIGKTPLHGTVVPQGNKNEALPLLGAVCMVPGTVRITNIPMISDVLMLMEVLRHLGMEITEEEPGTFLFKHDGNLKNQLPEELCSRIRGAVTLAGPILAMTGRVFLPKPGGDKIGRRRLDTHLLALQALGASIEVFPDGYEIKADRLRGTDILMDEASVTGTENAVMAAVFAEGTTILRHAASEPHVQRLCEFLNSAGAKISGIGSNILTIEGVTSLKAPQKDHKIGSDYLEVGSFISLAAVTGGELMIRDVELEDIRMIRMVYSRLGIEVRPHENGILVPADQKMEIIPDYHGATPKIDDSPWPGFPADMTSVALVTATQCKGTVLIHEKMFESRLFFVDNIIAMGAQIILCDPHRAIVIGHSRLYGQKVASPDIRAGMAMIIAALCAEGTSYIHNIGQIDRGFENIDTRLRALGARIERVRED, encoded by the coding sequence ATGAGTTCTTCGTATTTTAAGATCATTGGAAAGACCCCTCTTCATGGAACCGTGGTTCCACAGGGAAATAAAAACGAGGCCCTCCCTCTATTGGGAGCGGTTTGTATGGTTCCCGGAACCGTTCGAATCACCAATATCCCGATGATCTCAGACGTTCTTATGCTCATGGAAGTCCTCCGTCATCTTGGGATGGAAATTACGGAAGAAGAACCCGGAACTTTTTTATTCAAACACGATGGGAATCTCAAAAACCAACTTCCCGAGGAACTCTGTTCCCGGATCCGAGGAGCCGTGACGTTAGCGGGTCCGATTCTTGCGATGACGGGACGTGTCTTTCTTCCGAAACCAGGCGGAGATAAAATCGGAAGAAGAAGGCTTGATACCCATCTTCTCGCCTTACAAGCGCTAGGTGCAAGCATCGAAGTTTTTCCGGACGGATATGAAATCAAAGCGGACCGACTTCGAGGAACCGACATCCTAATGGACGAAGCCTCCGTAACCGGTACGGAGAATGCAGTGATGGCCGCAGTCTTCGCGGAGGGAACGACGATTCTAAGACACGCCGCAAGCGAACCTCATGTACAACGACTTTGTGAATTTTTGAATTCTGCGGGAGCAAAGATATCGGGAATCGGTTCTAACATTCTCACGATCGAAGGGGTAACATCATTAAAAGCACCGCAAAAAGATCATAAGATCGGTTCGGACTATTTGGAAGTCGGTTCCTTTATCAGCTTAGCGGCGGTCACAGGCGGTGAACTCATGATCCGCGACGTTGAACTCGAAGACATTCGTATGATTCGAATGGTCTATTCTCGTCTTGGAATCGAAGTGCGTCCCCACGAAAACGGTATCTTAGTTCCTGCGGATCAGAAGATGGAAATCATTCCCGATTATCACGGAGCCACGCCGAAGATCGACGATTCTCCTTGGCCTGGGTTTCCGGCGGATATGACTTCCGTTGCGTTAGTCACAGCGACACAGTGCAAAGGAACCGTTTTGATCCATGAGAAAATGTTTGAGTCAAGACTCTTCTTCGTGGATAATATCATAGCGATGGGCGCGCAGATTATCCTCTGCGATCCGCACAGGGCCATCGTGATCGGACACTCCAGACTTTACGGACAAAAGGTTGCGAGTCCCGATATCCGCGCGGGTATGGCGATGATCATCGCCGCCTTGTGTGCGGAAGGAACTAGTTATATTCACAACATCGGACAAATCGATCGCGGATTTGAAAACATCGACACGCGTCTCAGAGCGCTCGGCGCGAGAATTGAACGAGTAAGAGAAGATTGA
- a CDS encoding SpoIID/LytB domain-containing protein, whose amino-acid sequence MLLRIGFLCFVICFLLPYKTIFSESIPTKIRVGILSKYTPKEIEIRSWDAKVIAGKRFIEKKNSTLRLKANANRIVVHHESKNFSEEFIGFLGGSYEISFPIRKDVFRYSGDLEITSIKGKLVLILSIPKNEYTRIATESEFGTLFHTNPQNITAPNWKKEFKSAAETVVLSYALANLNRHKSEGYDLCDLTHCLQYSGRTDRKSKVQEEDSSLFILKDSNGNILEAFFHSACGGNLTRPSVMWKNHKSQENMFRSGKDLWKTNRILCETSPHFRWENVIHRIDLEKALELKKITQLQTIQKESRVTEVLVKTENGNSSIPVALFLSKIGKGLGWNQIKSNDFNIENSRNGFLIQGKGFGHGVGLCQYGAREMAFQGATSAEILKFYFPNARLAKL is encoded by the coding sequence ATGCTTCTTAGAATCGGTTTTCTCTGTTTTGTAATCTGTTTTTTACTTCCATACAAAACGATTTTTAGCGAATCGATACCGACTAAAATTCGGGTCGGAATTCTATCCAAATATACGCCAAAGGAAATTGAAATCCGTTCTTGGGATGCGAAAGTCATTGCAGGAAAACGATTCATCGAAAAGAAAAATTCGACGTTACGATTGAAAGCGAACGCGAATCGTATCGTAGTTCATCACGAATCCAAAAATTTTTCCGAAGAGTTCATCGGTTTTTTAGGAGGATCCTACGAAATTTCTTTTCCAATCCGGAAAGATGTCTTTCGTTATTCCGGAGATTTGGAAATCACATCCATCAAAGGAAAACTCGTCCTAATTCTATCTATTCCAAAAAATGAATATACCCGAATCGCGACCGAGTCCGAATTCGGAACGTTGTTTCATACGAACCCGCAAAACATTACGGCTCCAAATTGGAAAAAAGAATTCAAATCGGCGGCGGAAACGGTAGTTCTTTCCTACGCGCTCGCAAACCTAAACCGCCATAAATCGGAAGGATACGATCTATGCGATTTAACGCATTGTCTTCAATACTCGGGTCGAACGGATCGGAAATCGAAAGTTCAAGAAGAGGATTCATCGCTTTTTATTTTAAAGGATTCTAACGGTAACATTCTTGAAGCATTCTTTCACTCGGCCTGCGGTGGCAACCTTACGCGACCTTCCGTAATGTGGAAAAATCATAAAAGCCAAGAAAACATGTTTCGCTCTGGGAAAGATCTTTGGAAAACGAATCGGATTCTTTGCGAAACATCCCCACATTTTCGCTGGGAAAACGTTATCCATCGTATCGACCTTGAAAAAGCTTTGGAATTGAAGAAGATCACGCAGTTACAAACGATTCAAAAAGAATCCAGGGTAACGGAAGTCTTAGTGAAAACCGAAAATGGGAATTCTTCGATTCCGGTCGCCTTATTTCTATCCAAAATCGGAAAAGGGTTGGGATGGAACCAGATTAAAAGTAATGATTTTAACATCGAAAATTCCCGGAACGGTTTTCTCATTCAAGGAAAAGGCTTTGGACACGGAGTTGGACTTTGCCAGTACGGTGCGAGGGAAATGGCGTTTCAAGGCGCAACGTCAGCCGAAATTCTAAAATTTTATTTTCCGAACGCTAGGCTTGCGAAACTTTGA
- a CDS encoding esterase/lipase family protein, producing MGKFLDQKGFVIIFADYPSRKYRIEEVAENDILPLIRSNCTNPSRKIHFVTHSAGGIVLRYFLSKHSIGNLGRIVLLAPPNHGSEVANFLCGITFFRWILGPILSQLKAGPNEFLSGLGNPKFEFGVITGDRSWDPISSTLIPGEDDGKVSVISARLPTMKDFLLVSRTHTFIMDAPEVQTATFQFLTRGKFESRE from the coding sequence TTGGGGAAATTTCTGGATCAAAAAGGGTTCGTAATCATTTTTGCCGATTACCCTTCCAGAAAATATAGAATCGAGGAAGTGGCGGAAAACGATATTCTTCCTTTGATTCGATCAAACTGCACAAATCCTTCTAGGAAGATTCATTTTGTAACTCATTCAGCCGGTGGAATCGTACTTCGGTATTTTTTATCGAAACATTCGATTGGAAATTTAGGAAGAATCGTTTTGTTGGCTCCGCCGAATCACGGAAGCGAAGTGGCGAATTTTTTATGTGGAATCACATTCTTCCGTTGGATTCTCGGTCCCATTCTTTCCCAATTAAAGGCGGGCCCGAATGAATTTCTTTCGGGCTTGGGAAATCCAAAATTCGAATTCGGGGTGATCACAGGTGATCGGAGTTGGGATCCGATTTCTTCAACGCTGATTCCAGGGGAAGATGACGGAAAGGTTTCCGTCATAAGCGCGCGACTTCCGACGATGAAGGATTTTCTTTTGGTTTCAAGAACCCATACTTTCATTATGGATGCTCCGGAAGTTCAGACGGCGACATTCCAGTTTTTGACCAGAGGCAAATTCGAAAGCAGGGAGTAA